CCCACGCGCTGCTGCAGAGGACCCTGCGGGACGAGCCGGAGACGATCCTGCCCGCGCTGACGCTCGACGCTCAGCCGCTCGTGGAGGCGGGCATCGCGTTCGCGACCCCCTACATCGAGCGGGCCGTGAAGGCCGAGCGCATGGCGAAGGTGGACCCGCGGGCCGCGGCGGAGTGGGCCGTCCGGATCCTCCTCTCGCTGCTGCTGACGCCGCCGGTCGGAGTCGACCTGTCCGATCGCCGCCAGGTCCGCAGGTTCCTGTCCGTCGTCATGCCGACCATCGGAGGTGGGAGATGAGCATCACCGAACGCGTCGACTCGGCGTCCCTGACCGACCTCAGGGACTTCCATCCCGACGAGATGGTCACCGACCTCGAGCAGCTCACGGCTAACCCGGTC
This genomic window from Actinomycetota bacterium contains:
- a CDS encoding helix-turn-helix domain-containing protein — protein: MSHDHPADRILDAALHVFARRGLRAGTLGEIADRAGVGRATIYRYYPGRDAVVQALVLREAGALMARLDEVLGACEDDPERMVELGLVAALDHLSSHALLQRTLRDEPETILPALTLDAQPLVEAGIAFATPYIERAVKAERMAKVDPRAAAEWAVRILLSLLLTPPVGVDLSDRRQVRRFLSVVMPTIGGGR